In the genome of Xanthobacteraceae bacterium, one region contains:
- a CDS encoding hydratase produces MTTNETATKATEILDAIDHQKRLVPFGGIELPQAYAVVAEMKRLRVARGEKVLGRKIGFTNRTIWDEYKVFAPIWGYMYDTTIEDVSATRNVDLAKFAEPRLEPEIAFGFGRSPEAGMSPAQILDCIEWAAHGFEIVQSHYPGWKFSAPDTVANNALHGAYFLGEKVPVSDDRAAWLDALADFEIALYRNGERIDSGHARNVLDGPLFAIRHLLDLLKDDPHNAPVSAREIITTGTVTKAWPVAGGETWRTEVRGLDVPGIEISFR; encoded by the coding sequence ATGACAACCAACGAAACCGCCACGAAGGCCACCGAGATTCTGGATGCCATCGACCATCAAAAGCGGCTCGTGCCATTCGGCGGCATCGAATTGCCGCAGGCCTACGCAGTCGTGGCCGAGATGAAGCGGCTGCGTGTTGCGCGCGGCGAGAAGGTGCTGGGGCGCAAGATCGGCTTCACCAACCGCACGATCTGGGACGAATACAAGGTGTTTGCACCGATCTGGGGTTATATGTACGACACCACGATCGAAGACGTTTCCGCCACGCGGAATGTAGATCTCGCGAAATTCGCGGAGCCGCGGCTGGAGCCGGAGATCGCTTTCGGTTTCGGGCGCTCGCCAGAAGCCGGAATGTCGCCCGCGCAGATTCTCGACTGCATCGAATGGGCCGCGCACGGTTTCGAGATCGTGCAGTCGCATTATCCCGGCTGGAAATTTTCGGCACCCGATACGGTGGCGAATAACGCCCTGCACGGCGCGTATTTCCTCGGCGAGAAGGTTCCGGTTTCAGACGACCGGGCGGCATGGCTGGACGCGCTCGCGGATTTCGAGATTGCGCTCTACCGGAACGGAGAACGGATCGACAGCGGCCACGCACGCAACGTGCTGGACGGGCCGTTGTTTGCAATCCGACACCTGCTCGATTTGCTGAAGGACGATCCGCATAACGCGCCGGTCTCGGCCAGAGAAATCATCACCACCGGCACCGTGACGAAGGCGTGGCCGGTCGCGGGCGGCGAGACATGGCGGACGGAAGTGCGCGGGCTGGACGTGCCGGGGATCGAGATTTCGTTTCGCTAG
- a CDS encoding serine/threonine protein kinase → MSGIPYALKTGAVIAGYDIVRVLGAGGFGITYEAASAVTGKRVAIKEFFPRGIASRDSATRIIFDEKENEVVAWALKRFESSTTDQCRLKHPNIVEVLHYVKDNGTGYMIMEYVEGQTLEHWLRDREKAPTSAELQAVTRPILDALHYLHCQSLIHRDIAPDNIMIRLDGKPMIIDFGALKLIEQQTQVRSKTNRSFAVSKQFYSPPEQMDGDSDLDARADIYSMGRRSIAHSQAARPRMPTTARRSSRARKTIRTFRCARLRHSPTP, encoded by the coding sequence ATGAGCGGCATTCCATACGCCTTGAAAACCGGCGCAGTCATCGCCGGCTACGACATCGTGCGCGTGCTCGGCGCGGGCGGTTTCGGCATCACCTATGAGGCGGCCAGCGCCGTTACCGGCAAGCGCGTGGCCATCAAGGAATTCTTCCCGCGCGGAATCGCGTCGCGCGATAGTGCGACCAGGATTATTTTCGACGAGAAGGAAAACGAGGTTGTCGCCTGGGCGCTGAAGCGCTTCGAATCCTCGACCACCGACCAGTGCAGGCTCAAGCATCCGAACATCGTCGAAGTGCTTCACTACGTGAAGGACAACGGCACCGGTTACATGATCATGGAGTATGTCGAGGGCCAAACACTCGAACATTGGCTCCGCGACCGCGAGAAAGCGCCAACATCTGCCGAATTGCAGGCCGTGACCCGGCCGATCCTCGATGCGCTCCACTATCTGCACTGCCAGAGCCTGATTCATCGCGACATCGCACCGGACAACATCATGATCCGGCTGGACGGCAAGCCGATGATCATCGACTTCGGTGCGCTGAAGCTGATCGAGCAGCAGACGCAGGTGCGCTCCAAGACCAACCGCTCCTTCGCCGTATCGAAGCAGTTCTATTCGCCGCCGGAGCAGATGGATGGCGACAGCGATCTCGATGCGCGCGCCGACATCTATTCGATGGGGCGACGCTCTATCGCGCATTCGCAGGCCGCCCGCCCGCGAATGCCGACGACCGCACGCAGAAGCTCGCGCGCAAGAAAGACGATCCGTACATTCCGCTGCGCACGGCTGCGCCATTCACCGACCCCATGA
- the arsC gene encoding arsenate reductase (glutaredoxin) (This arsenate reductase requires both glutathione and glutaredoxin to convert arsenate to arsenite, after which the efflux transporter formed by ArsA and ArsB can extrude the arsenite from the cell, providing resistance.) has translation MTVTIYHNPACGTSRNTLAILRASGEEPVVVEYLKNPPNRETLKNLIAAMGISVRDLLREKGTPYAALGLGDPKWSDNELLDFMLAHPVLINRPVVVTPRGTKLCRPSEAVFDLLENPVAHFTKEDGETVSPKAR, from the coding sequence ATGACCGTCACGATCTATCACAACCCCGCCTGCGGCACCTCGCGCAACACGCTCGCCATCCTTCGCGCGAGCGGCGAGGAGCCGGTCGTCGTCGAATATCTGAAGAACCCGCCCAACCGCGAAACATTGAAAAATCTTATCGCGGCGATGGGGATTTCCGTGCGCGATCTGCTGCGCGAGAAGGGCACGCCCTACGCTGCGCTCGGCCTCGGCGACCCGAAATGGAGCGATAACGAACTGCTCGATTTCATGCTCGCGCATCCGGTTCTCATCAATCGCCCGGTCGTCGTGACGCCGCGCGGCACCAAGCTCTGCCGCCCGTCGGAAGCGGTGTTCGACCTGCTCGAAAATCCGGTCGCGCATTTCACGAAGGAAGACGGCGAGACGGTTTCGCCCAAAGCGCGCTAG
- a CDS encoding NAD-dependent succinate-semialdehyde dehydrogenase → MYPDVSLHINGEWVKGAEGRSEPVLNPATGEKIGTLAHATKPDLDKALAAADAGFKVWKKTPADTRYKTLRKAADIIRSRADDIAKVMVQEQGKPFVEAKGETLLAGDIMDWFGEEARRTYGRVIPARGENIYQLVVKEPVGPVAAFTPWNFPINQAVRKVSAALAAGCSIILKGPEETPASCAELVKCYLEAGVPAGVLQLVYGNPAEISSYLIPHPVIRKITFTGSTAVGKQLASLAGLHMKRITMELGGHAPAIVFEDANVDQAVKVLNANKHRNAGQVCVAPTRFLVHEKVYGEFVEKYTAASKKLKVGDGLDKDTRMGPLANTRRVDAMEAFVADAVQKGAKIETGGKRIGNKGNFFEPTVLTGINHDMRIMNEEPFGPLSPIMPFTSFDSVVEEANRLPYGLAAYAYTSSAKTAGAIGAAFESGMVSINHHGLALPEVPFGGVKDSGYGSEGGSEAIESYLNTKFISQLGL, encoded by the coding sequence ATGTATCCGGACGTTTCCCTGCACATCAACGGCGAGTGGGTCAAAGGCGCGGAAGGCAGGAGCGAACCGGTCCTCAATCCCGCGACCGGAGAGAAGATCGGTACCCTCGCGCACGCCACCAAGCCTGATCTGGACAAGGCGCTTGCCGCCGCCGACGCAGGCTTCAAGGTCTGGAAGAAGACGCCCGCCGATACGCGCTACAAGACGTTGCGCAAGGCCGCCGACATCATCCGCTCGCGCGCTGACGACATCGCGAAGGTCATGGTGCAGGAGCAGGGGAAGCCGTTCGTGGAAGCGAAGGGCGAAACGCTGCTCGCCGGCGACATCATGGACTGGTTCGGCGAGGAGGCGCGTCGCACCTATGGCCGCGTCATCCCCGCGCGCGGCGAGAACATCTATCAGTTGGTCGTGAAGGAACCGGTCGGTCCGGTCGCGGCCTTCACGCCGTGGAATTTCCCGATCAACCAGGCGGTGCGCAAGGTTTCCGCTGCGCTCGCCGCGGGCTGCTCGATCATACTCAAAGGCCCGGAAGAAACGCCGGCGTCATGCGCCGAACTCGTGAAGTGCTATCTCGAAGCGGGTGTTCCCGCGGGCGTGTTGCAACTTGTCTACGGCAACCCGGCAGAGATTTCGTCCTATCTCATTCCGCATCCCGTGATCCGCAAGATCACGTTCACCGGCTCCACCGCGGTCGGCAAGCAGCTTGCTTCGCTCGCGGGCCTGCACATGAAGCGCATCACCATGGAGCTTGGCGGCCACGCGCCCGCGATCGTGTTCGAGGATGCGAATGTCGATCAGGCGGTGAAGGTGCTGAATGCGAACAAGCACCGCAACGCCGGTCAGGTTTGCGTTGCGCCGACGCGCTTCCTCGTCCACGAAAAGGTCTATGGCGAGTTCGTCGAGAAATACACCGCTGCCTCGAAGAAGCTGAAAGTCGGCGACGGTCTCGACAAGGATACCCGCATGGGGCCGCTCGCGAACACGCGCCGGGTCGACGCGATGGAAGCCTTCGTCGCCGATGCCGTGCAGAAGGGTGCGAAAATCGAGACCGGCGGCAAGCGTATCGGCAACAAGGGCAACTTCTTCGAGCCAACCGTGCTCACCGGCATCAATCACGACATGCGCATCATGAACGAGGAGCCGTTCGGCCCGCTGTCGCCGATCATGCCGTTCACTTCGTTCGACAGCGTGGTCGAGGAGGCGAACCGCCTGCCGTATGGCCTCGCGGCTTATGCCTATACGTCTTCCGCCAAGACCGCGGGCGCGATCGGCGCGGCGTTTGAAAGCGGCATGGTCTCGATCAACCACCACGGCCTTGCATTGCCGGAAGTGCCGTTCGGCGGCGTGAAGGATTCCGGCTACGGTTCGGAAGGCGGTTCGGAAGCGATCGAGTCCTATCTCAACACGAAGTTCATCTCGCAGCTCGGCCTGTAA
- a CDS encoding Fe(3+) ABC transporter substrate-binding protein, with protein sequence MRRFIPSLASAVLFAVFASTAIAQEVNVYTTREPKLAQPLFDAFTKHSGVKVNVIFIEKGMAERVAAEGANSPADVLMAVDIGNILDAVNRGVTQSVKSEALNSAIPANLRDKDGHWFALSLRARLFYVSKERVKETALTYADLADPKWKGKVCIRSGLHPYNTALVAAYINHYGVEKTEAWLRGVKANLARKPAGGDREVARDILGGICDIGLANSYYVGLMRGGSNEDQKKWGAAINTILPTFPGGGTHVNVSGASVALHAKNKENAIKLLEFLVSNEAQSLYAKANYEYPVRPGAPVDPIIAGLGTLKTDQIDLTLIAKNRKQAADLIEKVGFDQ encoded by the coding sequence ATGCGCCGTTTTATTCCCAGCCTAGCGTCCGCCGTGCTTTTCGCCGTCTTCGCTTCGACCGCCATCGCGCAGGAAGTGAATGTCTACACGACGCGCGAGCCGAAACTCGCCCAGCCCCTGTTCGACGCCTTCACCAAGCACAGCGGCGTGAAGGTCAATGTCATCTTCATCGAGAAGGGCATGGCCGAGCGGGTCGCCGCGGAAGGCGCAAATTCTCCGGCCGACGTCCTGATGGCGGTCGATATCGGCAACATCCTCGATGCCGTGAACCGCGGCGTTACGCAGAGCGTCAAATCGGAAGCGCTGAACAGCGCCATTCCGGCCAACCTGCGCGACAAGGACGGCCACTGGTTCGCGCTCTCGCTGCGCGCGCGGCTGTTCTACGTCTCGAAGGAGCGCGTGAAGGAAACCGCCCTCACCTATGCCGATCTCGCCGACCCGAAATGGAAGGGCAAGGTCTGCATCCGCTCCGGCCTGCATCCGTACAACACGGCGCTGGTCGCGGCCTACATCAACCACTATGGCGTGGAAAAAACCGAAGCGTGGCTGCGCGGCGTAAAGGCAAACCTCGCGCGCAAGCCGGCGGGCGGCGACCGCGAAGTCGCGCGCGACATTCTCGGCGGCATCTGCGACATCGGCCTCGCCAACTCTTATTACGTCGGCCTGATGCGCGGCGGCAGCAACGAAGACCAGAAGAAGTGGGGTGCTGCGATCAACACCATCCTGCCGACCTTCCCCGGCGGCGGCACGCATGTGAACGTGTCCGGCGCTTCGGTCGCGCTGCATGCGAAGAACAAGGAAAACGCGATCAAGCTGCTCGAATTCCTCGTCTCCAACGAGGCGCAGTCGCTCTACGCGAAGGCGAACTACGAATATCCGGTTCGTCCCGGCGCGCCGGTCGATCCGATCATCGCCGGACTCGGCACGCTGAAGACGGACCAGATCGACCTCACGCTGATCGCGAAGAACCGCAAGCAGGCGGCCGACCTGATCGAGAAGGTCGGCTTCGACCAGTAA
- a CDS encoding iron ABC transporter permease, with product MPSRYRRMFRAREASGWIFSSLLIAAIVVSPIVALAAFASQGSGDLWPSLIAYVLPQASINTVLLLGGVGITVSVIGVGTAWLVATARFPGRAIFEWALLLPFAIPTYIIAYAYLDILHPLGPIQSGLRALFGITNPRDLHFPDVRAMWGAILLLGFVLYPYVYLAARATFLMQTASALEVARTLGAGRAEIFFRIALPLARPAIIVGVTLAMLEALNDIGATEFLGTRTLTVSIYSTWLNRSSLPGAAQISLMMLVLVVALFLLERWARRHQRFAGNTRRAHPLAPTELRGWKAAGAFAACALPILIGFILPAAYLSQQAAERISHYGLSPQIFTEAKNTLLLAGAATLVTLLCGLVIAYTARAGRGALAWLPAKIASVGYAIPGTVLAVGLLGPMAAFDNTIDAFMRQTFGISTGLLISGTGGALILAYMIRFLAISINGIESGYAKIPASLDNAARSLGEPAAGVMRRIHLPLLRPALGAAAILVFVDCMKELPATLMLRPFGVETLSTHVYAEAVRGTYEDGAVAALLIVLAGLIPVILLARLSRAAVDGFSSVSGDQVRSAAMSR from the coding sequence ATGCCGTCACGCTATCGCCGGATGTTTCGCGCGCGCGAAGCATCCGGCTGGATTTTTTCCTCGCTGCTGATCGCAGCCATCGTCGTTTCGCCGATCGTGGCGCTTGCGGCGTTCGCGAGCCAGGGGTCGGGCGACCTGTGGCCGTCGCTGATCGCGTATGTCCTGCCGCAGGCTTCGATCAATACGGTGCTGCTGCTCGGCGGCGTCGGCATCACGGTTTCGGTGATCGGCGTCGGTACTGCGTGGCTGGTTGCGACGGCGCGCTTTCCGGGGCGCGCGATCTTCGAGTGGGCGCTGTTGCTGCCGTTCGCGATCCCGACCTACATCATCGCCTACGCTTATCTCGACATCCTGCATCCGCTCGGACCCATCCAGTCGGGCTTGCGTGCGCTGTTCGGCATCACTAATCCGCGCGACCTGCACTTCCCCGATGTGCGCGCGATGTGGGGCGCGATCCTGCTGCTCGGTTTCGTGCTCTATCCGTATGTCTATCTCGCCGCGCGCGCGACGTTCCTGATGCAGACCGCTTCCGCGCTCGAAGTCGCGCGCACGCTCGGCGCGGGACGCGCGGAGATTTTCTTTCGCATCGCGTTGCCGCTGGCGCGGCCCGCGATCATCGTCGGCGTCACGCTGGCGATGCTCGAAGCGCTGAACGACATCGGTGCGACGGAGTTCCTCGGCACGCGCACGCTAACCGTCTCGATCTATTCGACGTGGCTGAACCGCTCCAGCCTGCCGGGCGCGGCGCAGATCTCGCTGATGATGCTGGTGCTGGTGGTGGCGCTATTTCTCCTGGAGCGCTGGGCGCGCCGGCACCAGCGCTTCGCCGGCAACACGCGGCGCGCGCACCCGCTCGCCCCAACCGAGCTTCGCGGATGGAAGGCGGCCGGCGCATTCGCAGCCTGTGCGCTTCCCATCCTCATCGGCTTTATTCTTCCCGCCGCCTATCTCTCGCAGCAGGCGGCCGAGCGCATCTCGCATTACGGGCTTTCTCCGCAGATTTTCACGGAAGCAAAGAACACGCTGCTGCTGGCGGGGGCAGCGACGCTGGTCACGCTGCTCTGCGGCCTCGTCATCGCATACACGGCACGCGCAGGGCGCGGTGCGCTCGCATGGTTGCCCGCGAAGATCGCGAGCGTCGGCTATGCAATTCCTGGCACGGTGCTGGCGGTCGGACTGCTCGGGCCGATGGCGGCGTTCGACAACACCATCGACGCCTTCATGCGGCAGACCTTCGGCATCTCGACCGGACTGCTGATCTCCGGCACCGGCGGCGCGCTGATCCTCGCCTACATGATCCGCTTTCTCGCGATTTCGATTAACGGCATCGAATCCGGCTACGCGAAAATTCCCGCCAGCCTCGACAATGCCGCGCGTTCGCTCGGCGAACCGGCGGCGGGCGTGATGCGCCGCATTCACCTGCCGCTGCTACGGCCCGCGCTTGGCGCGGCGGCGATCCTCGTCTTCGTCGATTGCATGAAGGAACTGCCGGCGACGCTGATGCTGCGCCCGTTCGGCGTCGAAACGCTCTCGACGCATGTCTATGCGGAAGCAGTGCGCGGCACCTACGAGGACGGCGCAGTCGCCGCCCTCCTCATCGTGCTGGCGGGGCTGATCCCGGTCATCCTGCTGGCGCGGCTGAGCCGCGCCGCAGTGGACGGCTTCTCGTCCGTCTCCGGCGATCAGGTGCGCAGCGCCGCGATGTCGCGGTAA
- a CDS encoding protein kinase, translating into MTHDPHALPAGTVIAGYRIVRVLGAGGFGITYEGESPVTGRRVAIKEFFPRGIASRKGATEIIYAERDSELVSWALKRFESSTTEQCRLKHPNIVEVFHYLADNDTGYMFMDYVDGITLESWLKKLGTLPTVAQLRPMMQPVFDALEYLHGMSFIHRDIAPDNIMITAEGRPVIIDFGAIKLIENRTLLQAKTVHSFMVGKQHYSPPEQTREGETLDARADIYALGAVLYRAFSGKPPSDTEERARKIAFGEGDSIVPLSEVAPQIPADVAAAIEKALSFRAAERQDSIYELREALGWVDPLPATTPVPRDISRDFERPAPAVSPSYGKAEPVKKSMGMRWAAAAAAAVVLVLGGAFALGMNPLRTTQSETPVAPIARVDEPKQRIETPAVPPVAQPQKQETPVSPPVAEPKPEAPSAPPVVEQKPETPVAPPPQPQQQVMIKPETPPVDHEAEMRRDFELAQKVDTKESYELYLRRHPDGYYSTLARQQLVKIAALETKELTRNLITELQRSGCGPDNNDGEWSDATRKSLTNYNRHAKTKYDVNAPSRETLDGLKDRSGRVCPLVCQTGFQVKGNECVAIPQKRREQPQAQRQQRPQQQQQQQQQSPQLPRGILCVRGVCVGN; encoded by the coding sequence ATGACCCACGATCCGCACGCCTTACCGGCCGGCACGGTGATCGCCGGCTACCGCATTGTCCGCGTTCTGGGCGCGGGCGGCTTTGGCATCACCTATGAGGGCGAAAGCCCGGTGACCGGCCGCCGAGTCGCCATCAAGGAGTTCTTTCCGCGCGGCATCGCCTCCCGCAAAGGCGCGACCGAAATCATCTACGCCGAGCGCGATTCGGAACTCGTGAGCTGGGCGCTGAAGCGCTTTGAAAGCTCCACCACCGAACAATGCCGCCTGAAGCACCCGAACATCGTCGAGGTCTTCCACTACCTCGCCGATAACGACACCGGCTACATGTTCATGGATTACGTGGACGGCATCACGCTGGAAAGCTGGCTGAAGAAGCTCGGCACGCTGCCGACCGTCGCGCAGCTTCGCCCGATGATGCAGCCGGTATTCGACGCGCTCGAATACCTGCACGGCATGAGCTTCATCCATCGCGACATCGCGCCCGACAACATCATGATCACGGCGGAAGGCCGCCCGGTCATCATCGATTTCGGCGCGATCAAGCTGATCGAGAACCGCACGCTGTTGCAGGCCAAGACCGTGCATTCGTTCATGGTCGGCAAGCAGCATTATTCGCCGCCGGAGCAGACCCGCGAAGGCGAGACGCTCGACGCGCGCGCCGACATCTATGCGCTCGGCGCGGTGTTGTATCGTGCCTTCTCCGGGAAGCCGCCGTCCGACACCGAGGAACGCGCGCGCAAGATCGCGTTCGGCGAGGGCGATTCGATCGTTCCGTTGAGCGAGGTTGCGCCGCAGATTCCCGCCGACGTCGCCGCCGCCATCGAGAAGGCGCTCTCGTTCCGTGCCGCCGAGCGCCAGGATTCGATCTACGAGTTGCGCGAAGCGCTCGGCTGGGTGGATCCGCTTCCGGCCACGACGCCGGTGCCGCGCGATATTTCGCGCGACTTCGAGCGTCCCGCGCCGGCGGTGAGTCCGTCCTACGGAAAAGCCGAGCCGGTCAAGAAGAGCATGGGCATGCGCTGGGCTGCGGCTGCCGCGGCAGCCGTAGTGCTGGTGCTGGGTGGTGCGTTTGCGCTCGGTATGAATCCGCTGCGCACCACGCAAAGCGAAACGCCGGTCGCTCCCATCGCGAGAGTGGACGAGCCGAAGCAGCGCATCGAAACGCCTGCGGTGCCGCCGGTAGCGCAGCCGCAGAAGCAGGAAACCCCGGTTTCCCCGCCGGTGGCCGAGCCGAAACCGGAAGCGCCGTCTGCGCCGCCGGTCGTCGAGCAGAAACCCGAAACGCCGGTCGCGCCCCCGCCGCAGCCGCAACAGCAGGTAATGATCAAGCCGGAGACTCCGCCGGTCGATCATGAAGCCGAGATGCGCCGCGACTTCGAACTGGCGCAGAAGGTGGACACGAAGGAATCGTACGAGCTTTATCTGAGGCGTCATCCCGACGGCTATTACTCGACGCTGGCCCGCCAGCAGCTCGTGAAGATCGCGGCGCTGGAAACAAAAGAACTGACGCGGAACCTGATTACGGAATTACAGCGTTCCGGCTGCGGCCCCGATAACAACGACGGCGAATGGTCCGACGCCACCCGCAAGTCGCTCACGAATTACAACCGTCATGCCAAGACGAAATACGACGTCAATGCACCGAGCCGCGAAACGCTGGATGGTTTGAAGGATCGGAGCGGCCGCGTTTGCCCGCTGGTTTGCCAAACCGGCTTCCAGGTGAAGGGTAACGAATGCGTGGCGATTCCACAGAAGCGCCGGGAGCAGCCGCAGGCGCAGCGCCAGCAGCGTCCGCAACAACAGCAACAGCAGCAACAACAGTCGCCGCAGTTGCCGCGCGGAATCCTCTGCGTCCGCGGTGTTTGCGTCGGCAACTGA
- the bfr gene encoding bacterioferritin translates to MKGDPKVIEYLNKGLRSELTAINQYWIHYRLLDDWGYLDLAKKWRAESIEEMQHADKFTQRIIFLEGLPNMQTLDPIRIGQNVKEVLEADLKAEYGARALYQEAAIYCREVKDLPSMNLFEELMTDEEGHIDFLETQLDLVEKLGLELYSQHHIGKLED, encoded by the coding sequence ATGAAGGGCGACCCCAAAGTCATCGAATACCTCAACAAGGGCCTCCGCTCTGAGCTTACCGCGATCAACCAGTACTGGATCCATTACCGGCTGCTCGACGACTGGGGTTATCTCGATCTCGCGAAGAAGTGGCGCGCGGAATCGATCGAGGAAATGCAGCACGCGGACAAGTTCACGCAGCGCATCATCTTCCTCGAAGGCCTGCCGAACATGCAGACCCTCGATCCCATCCGTATCGGTCAGAACGTCAAGGAAGTACTGGAGGCGGATCTGAAGGCCGAATACGGGGCGCGTGCGCTCTATCAGGAAGCCGCGATCTACTGCCGCGAGGTGAAGGACCTGCCCTCGATGAACCTGTTCGAGGAACTGATGACGGACGAGGAAGGCCATATCGACTTCCTCGAAACGCAGCTCGATCTGGTCGAGAAACTCGGCCTCGAACTCTACTCGCAGCACCACATCGGCAAGCTGGAAGACTGA
- a CDS encoding 2-dehydropantoate 2-reductase, with protein sequence MNEKPRIAVVGAGAIGSLLAAIWVRAEEDVTLVVREERVAGLRASGITASGLGGDFHVTPKIASAIPHGTEFAVFTMKTQDLAEALRASKAALGNATVVTTQNGVRAREIVQAELGVEPITATLMLNASMLEPGAVRYNRIGTTVLGAVPKERRRELAEMDVLFELVSPVFDTEQIEGAMWSKLVINALTNSLQALTGKSLNECVNDPAIATFAVAQLKESFGVVRAARIPLIDMPGAPMKLFSTMMRLPGFIAKAILRKNLGRADEANTLTSTLQSILRKQPTEIDYLNGEFVRLGEKINFPTPVNRAIVEAVRNIEKTGVFLSRDEIAGMVRK encoded by the coding sequence ATGAACGAGAAACCGCGAATTGCCGTTGTCGGAGCGGGTGCAATTGGCAGCCTGCTGGCCGCGATCTGGGTCCGGGCCGAAGAGGACGTGACCCTTGTCGTGCGGGAGGAGCGCGTCGCGGGGCTGCGGGCTTCCGGCATAACGGCGAGCGGCCTTGGCGGCGACTTTCATGTGACGCCCAAAATAGCTTCCGCGATTCCTCACGGCACCGAATTCGCGGTTTTCACGATGAAGACCCAGGATCTTGCGGAAGCGCTGCGCGCGTCGAAGGCCGCGCTTGGCAATGCCACGGTCGTCACGACGCAGAACGGCGTACGCGCGCGCGAAATCGTGCAGGCCGAACTCGGCGTCGAGCCGATTACCGCAACCCTGATGCTGAACGCCTCGATGCTCGAGCCGGGCGCCGTTCGCTACAACCGCATCGGCACCACGGTGCTGGGCGCGGTGCCCAAGGAAAGGCGCCGCGAACTGGCGGAGATGGATGTCCTGTTCGAACTGGTGTCGCCCGTATTCGACACCGAACAGATCGAAGGCGCGATGTGGTCGAAGCTCGTCATAAACGCCCTCACGAATAGCTTGCAGGCGCTCACCGGCAAGTCGTTGAACGAGTGCGTGAACGATCCCGCGATTGCAACTTTCGCGGTGGCGCAACTGAAGGAATCGTTCGGGGTCGTTCGCGCGGCACGAATCCCGCTGATCGACATGCCCGGCGCGCCGATGAAACTATTCTCGACCATGATGCGGCTCCCCGGCTTCATCGCCAAGGCGATCCTTCGCAAGAATCTGGGACGCGCCGACGAAGCGAATACGCTCACTTCGACCTTGCAAAGCATCCTTCGCAAGCAGCCGACCGAGATCGATTACCTGAACGGCGAATTCGTCCGCCTCGGCGAGAAAATAAACTTTCCCACGCCAGTCAATCGCGCGATTGTCGAGGCGGTCAGGAACATCGAGAAAACGGGAGTGTTTCTCAGCCGCGATGAAATCGCGGGCATGGTGCGGAAATGA